The following are encoded together in the Vanrija pseudolonga chromosome 7, complete sequence genome:
- the budC_1 gene encoding Diacetyl reductase [(S)-acetoin forming], with protein sequence MSTTKVVIITGAAQGIGRGIAQQLAKDGFALVLADVAAARSKLDAVVVEVEAAGARAIGLECDVRRKGEVDALVTAATDAFGRLDVMVANAGIAPTDTFLDITPEMYDNLYAINVRGVLFCYQAAARQFISQGWGGKLIAACSVSGFDTQLHKTAYCSTKFAVRSLNQGASREFGKHGITANVYCPGTVNTDMWRAMDEANLADDGKPAPGVLTQRKVDATPLGRIAEPEDVARLVSFLAGPASDFVSGQAIQVCVRGAEYVT encoded by the exons ATGAGCACCACCAAAGTCGTGATCATAACCGGCGCCGCACAAGGCATAGGCCGCGGTATCGCCCAGCAACTAGCGAAGGACGGcttcgccctcgtcctcgccgacgtcgccgccgcccggtCCAAACTCGACGCTGTGGTTGTGGAGGTCGAGGCAGCTGGAGCACGGGCCATTGGCCTCGAGTGCGATGTGCGGCGAAAGGGCGAGGTTGACGCGCtggtcaccgccgccaccgacgcgTTCGGCCGGCTCGACG TGATGGTCGCGAATGCTGGCATTGCGCCGACTGACACGTTCCTCGACATCACGCCCGAGATGTACGACAACCTCTACGCTATCAACGTGCGCGGGGTGCTATTCTGCTaccaggccgcggcgcgccaatTCATCAGCCAGGGCTGGGGTGGTAAACTTATTG CGGCATGCAGTGTGTCGGGCTTCGATACGCAGCTGCACAAGACCGCCTACTGCAGCACTAAGTTTGCCGTGCGCTCGCTCAACCAAGGGGCGTCCCGAGAGTTTGGAAAGCACGGCATCACCGCCAACGTGTACTGCCCCGGCACTGTCAACACCGACATGTGGCGCGCCATGGACGAGGCGAACTTGGCTGACGACGGCAAGCCGGCCCCCGGCGTTCTCACGCagcgcaaggtcgacgccacgccgcTTGGGCGCATTGCCGAGCCGGAGGACGTTGCACGGCTGGTTAGCTTCCTCGCTGGTCCTGCCTCCGACTTTGTGTCGGGGCAGGCGATACAGGTCTGCGTGCGT GGTGCCGAGTACGTTACATAG
- the SPAC1F7.11c_19 gene encoding putative transcriptional regulatory protein, which produces MAHRQSRTPILNYHRAMSDLSDTDAPRPKRRRQRPHLSCTECRRLKMKCDRQFPCANCRRRDCAADCHRGGPTGRRTTLSPSADQVNRNLHERLAHLESILEKQGQMGTPAPGPSLLATPSTTTQVADDADHSSPLPPPADVFGNYTEASALHGITALADAIDYVDHQPLPEQHGVMETGLELPDLGDDAAMPPLESRSPAPGETEDIGTLVMFPSGRSKFLGRTAASEWLQQHDVDEAESPPSDSHIPSPAPDPGSTGWPSTAGASPLDSLKVAFPFNTATKSFSTSALLSQLPPLSDGRTLVNVYLRHFAWHYHIVSEARLWSILERAYGLHREQERVWVPADQLALLYIVFAMGTYFNLELPPDDPGVEDYLNLSQCCLAKADFITKHTLAGVQTLHIMASLKLGLDTGRNGDNAWPMFGLMLRIIQAMGLHRDGTRFGLSEEAADERRRVFWEGYSLDTIFSNKYARPGAFNPDYTDTAYPSLIPDDNAFYLIKYQLTPLFYAVMDHSMQVRTPPYSRVEEITKRISAFEINVPFEMRCRPYLCALPSLYPDPDSAVLATPPIERRNLQKAFQVFTVGIKVSECLIDLHRPYFWRALSENASDPTRSKFAPSYLTVVERCNAIVVIAASIYELFPQPAARHWWFWYHAFSAAVCMVTLVIKSPRNPLVPFGRKLVDTVIHLYTAVVGHRNSPMMAKNLAFLQTLQNRMDAKIAQTTTLGLSSDVVAEGEDDDVDLLGWTTRLIERQGTNLPRTRMQVTITQSHIACPSISAPGIESGGEQQDAPDDGWLEQLWGSLGATVESSDLEPCNVLRLGNAPKRRGVDLALRENAGGRLAVVSQVRLVHGAPHHSRPSLGISATSTRPTVEPAERVGGGGDQRVNLALSPHIALEANGPCSSCLDLHNHSVEFGPGGGDVGEDEGEAVLR; this is translated from the exons ATGGCTCATCG TCAATCTCGCACACCTATCCTCAACTATCATCGCGCCATGTCCGATCTCAGTGATACTGACGCTCCGCGtcccaagcgccgccgccagcgcccacACCTCAGCTGCACAG AATGCCGGCGGCTCAAGATGAAGTGCGACAGGCAAT TTCCGTGCGCCAACTGTCGCCGCAGGGACTGTGCCGCCGACTGTCACCGTGGTGGCCCTACAGGTCGTCGAACAACGCT TAGCCCATCGGCGGACCAGGTAAACAGGAACCTGCACGAACGCCTGGCCCATCTCGAGAGCATCCTCGAGAAGCAAGGTCAAATGGGTACGCCGGCACCCGGACCGAGTCTCCTTgcgacgccctcgaccaCCACACAGGTTGCAGACGACGCGGACCACTCCTCACCGCTCCCTCCCCCTGCAGACGTGTTCGGCAACTATACAGAGGCGTCGGCTTTGCACGGTATTACTGCCCTCGCAGATGCTATAGATTATGTCGATCACCAACCACTCCCGGAGCAGCATGGGGTTATGGAAACTGGCCTTGAGCTTCCAGACTTGGGAGACGATGCGGCCATGCCCCCTCTTGAATCACGATCACCAGCTCCAGGCGAGACCGAGGATATCGGCACTCTCGTCATGTTCCCTTCAGGAAGGTCAAAGTTCTTGGGGCGCACGGCTGCAAGCGAGTGGCTGCAACAG CATGACGTGGACGAAGCCGAGTCGCCGCCTTCCGATAGCCACATACCCTCACCAGCCCCAGATCCCGGCTCGACTGGCTGGCCGTCGACTGCTGGCGCTAGCCCGCTCGATTCTCTCAAGGTGGCATTCCCCTTCAATACAGCTACTAAGAgcttctcgacctcggcgcttCTATCCCAGCTCCCACCCCTCAGCGACGGACGCACCCTCGTCAACGTCTACCTGCGACACTTTGCCTGGCA CTACCACATTGTGTCGGAAGCGCGGCTCTGGAGCATCCTCGAACGTGCATATGGGCTCCACCGCGAGCAAGAGCGGGTGTGGGTGCCTGCCGACCAGCTGGCTCTCCTCTACATCGTGTTCGCCATGGGCACATACTTCAACCTGGAGTTACCGCCCGACGACCCTGGAGTGGAAGATTACCTCAACCTGTCGCAGTGTTGTTTGGCCAAGGCCGACTTCATCACCAAGCACACGCTGGCTGGTGTCCAGACCTTG CACATCATGGCAAGCCTAAAACT TGGTCTTGATACAGGCCGAAACGGCGACAATGCCTGGCCTATGTTTGGACTAATGCTTCGCATTATCCAGGCCATGGGTCTGCACCGCGACGGTACAAGGTTTGGGCTGTCTGAGGAGGCCGCAGACGAGCGCCG ACGAGTGTTCTGGGAGGGCTATTCCCTCGACACCATATTCTCCAACAAATATGCCCGACCGGGCGCCTTCAACCCAGACTACACCGATACGGCGTATCCCTCACTCATTCCCGACGACAACGCCTTCTATTTGATCAAGTACCAGCTGACACCACTGTTCTATGC AGTCATGGACCACTCAATGCAGGTCCGCACGCCTCCATACAGCCGGGTGGAGGAGATCACCAAGCGGAT ATCCGCGTTCGAGATCAATGTTCCCTTTGAGATGCGATGCCGGCCGTATCTCtgcgccttgccctcgctGTACCCGGATCCAGATTCTGCTGTGCTCGCTACACCGCCAATAGAGCGGCGAAATCTGCAGAAGGCATTTCAG GTGTTCACCGTTGGCATAAAGGTGAGCGAGTGCCTGATCGACTTGCACCGCCCGTACTTCTGGCGAGCGCTCTCCGAGAACGCATCAGACCCCACACGGTCAAAGTTTGCTCCATCCTACCTGACAGTGGTGGAGCGCTGCAAT GCAATCGTGGTCATAGCTGCATCTATTTACGAGCTGTTCCCGCAGCCTGCCGCACGTCACTGGTGGTTCTGG TACCACGCCTTCAGCGCTGCAGTTTGCATGGTAACACTGGTGATCAAGAGCCCCAGGAATCCCCTCGTACCTTTTGGCCGCAAGCTAGTCGACACGGTAATACACCTCTACACCGCAGTAGTTGGGCACCGCAACTCGCCAATGATGGCCAAGAATCTTGCATTCCTGCAAACACTGCAAAATCGCATGGATGCAAAAATAGCTCAAACAACGACACTGGGTTTATCCAGCGACGTGGTggctgagggcgaggacgacgatgtcGATCTGCTGGGCTGGACGACACGGCTAATCGAGCGACAAGGGACGAACCTGCCCAGGACGAGGATGCAGGTCACAATCACACAGTCTCATATCGCTTGCCCCTCAATTTCAGCGCCTGGAATTGAAAGTGGCGGCGAACAACAGGACGCTCCGGACGATGGATGGCTCGAGCAGCTGTGGGGATCTCTGGGTGCCACTGTTGAGTCCAGCGACTTGGAA CCGTGCAACGTCCTCCGGCTCGGCAATGCGCCCAAgcggcgtggcgtcgaccttgcgctGCGTGAGAACGCCGGGGGCCGGCTTGCCGTCGTCAGCCAAGTTCGCCTCGTCCATGGCGCGCCACAT CATTCGCGACCATCACTGGGCATTAGCGCGACCAGCACAAGACCCACCGTCGAGCCGGCCGAAcgcgtcggtggcggcggtgaccaGCGCGTCAACCTCGCCCTTTCGCCGCACATCGCACTCGAGGCCAATGGCCCGTGCTCCAGCTGCCTCGACCTCCACAACCACAGCGTCGAGTTTGGaccgggcggcggcgacgtcggcgaggacgagggcgaagCCGTCCTTCGCTAG
- the SPAC1F7.11c_19 gene encoding putative transcriptional regulatory protein yields MAHRQSRTPILNYHRAMSDLSDTDAPRPKRRRQRPHLSCTECRRLKMKCDRQFPCANCRRRDCAADCHRGGPTGRRTTLSPSADQVNRNLHERLAHLESILEKQGQMGTPAPGPSLLATPSTTTQVADDADHSSPLPPPADVFGNYTEASALHGITALADAIDYVDHQPLPEQHGVMETGLELPDLGDDAAMPPLESRSPAPGETEDIGTLVMFPSGRSKFLGRTAASEWLQQHDVDEAESPPSDSHIPSPAPDPGSTGWPSTAGASPLDSLKVAFPFNTATKSFSTSALLSQLPPLSDGRTLVNVYLRHFAWHYHIVSEARLWSILERAYGLHREQERVWVPADQLALLYIVFAMGTYFNLELPPDDPGVEDYLNLSQCCLAKADFITKHTLAGVQTLHIMASLKLGLDTGRNGDNAWPMFGLMLRIIQAMGLHRDGTRFGLSEEAADERRRVFWEGYSLDTIFSNKYARPGAFNPDYTDTAYPSLIPDDNAFYLIKYQLTPLFYAVMDHSMQVRTPPYSRVEEITKRISAFEINVPFEMRCRPYLCALPSLYPDPDSAVLATPPIERRNLQKAFQVFTVGIKVSECLIDLHRPYFWRALSENASDPTRSKFAPSYLTVVERCNAIVVIAASIYELFPQPAARHWWFWYHAFSAAVCMVTLVIKSPRNPLVPFGRKLVDTVIHLYTAVVGHRNSPMMAKNLAFLQTLQNRMDAKIAQTTTLGLSSDVVAEGEDDDVDLLGWTTRLIERQGTNLPRTRMQVTITQSHIACPSISAPGIESGGEQQDAPDDGWLEQLWGSLGATVESSDLENTWWSQQAWGDPSVFLLEPNSDLM; encoded by the exons ATGGCTCATCG TCAATCTCGCACACCTATCCTCAACTATCATCGCGCCATGTCCGATCTCAGTGATACTGACGCTCCGCGtcccaagcgccgccgccagcgcccacACCTCAGCTGCACAG AATGCCGGCGGCTCAAGATGAAGTGCGACAGGCAAT TTCCGTGCGCCAACTGTCGCCGCAGGGACTGTGCCGCCGACTGTCACCGTGGTGGCCCTACAGGTCGTCGAACAACGCT TAGCCCATCGGCGGACCAGGTAAACAGGAACCTGCACGAACGCCTGGCCCATCTCGAGAGCATCCTCGAGAAGCAAGGTCAAATGGGTACGCCGGCACCCGGACCGAGTCTCCTTgcgacgccctcgaccaCCACACAGGTTGCAGACGACGCGGACCACTCCTCACCGCTCCCTCCCCCTGCAGACGTGTTCGGCAACTATACAGAGGCGTCGGCTTTGCACGGTATTACTGCCCTCGCAGATGCTATAGATTATGTCGATCACCAACCACTCCCGGAGCAGCATGGGGTTATGGAAACTGGCCTTGAGCTTCCAGACTTGGGAGACGATGCGGCCATGCCCCCTCTTGAATCACGATCACCAGCTCCAGGCGAGACCGAGGATATCGGCACTCTCGTCATGTTCCCTTCAGGAAGGTCAAAGTTCTTGGGGCGCACGGCTGCAAGCGAGTGGCTGCAACAG CATGACGTGGACGAAGCCGAGTCGCCGCCTTCCGATAGCCACATACCCTCACCAGCCCCAGATCCCGGCTCGACTGGCTGGCCGTCGACTGCTGGCGCTAGCCCGCTCGATTCTCTCAAGGTGGCATTCCCCTTCAATACAGCTACTAAGAgcttctcgacctcggcgcttCTATCCCAGCTCCCACCCCTCAGCGACGGACGCACCCTCGTCAACGTCTACCTGCGACACTTTGCCTGGCA CTACCACATTGTGTCGGAAGCGCGGCTCTGGAGCATCCTCGAACGTGCATATGGGCTCCACCGCGAGCAAGAGCGGGTGTGGGTGCCTGCCGACCAGCTGGCTCTCCTCTACATCGTGTTCGCCATGGGCACATACTTCAACCTGGAGTTACCGCCCGACGACCCTGGAGTGGAAGATTACCTCAACCTGTCGCAGTGTTGTTTGGCCAAGGCCGACTTCATCACCAAGCACACGCTGGCTGGTGTCCAGACCTTG CACATCATGGCAAGCCTAAAACT TGGTCTTGATACAGGCCGAAACGGCGACAATGCCTGGCCTATGTTTGGACTAATGCTTCGCATTATCCAGGCCATGGGTCTGCACCGCGACGGTACAAGGTTTGGGCTGTCTGAGGAGGCCGCAGACGAGCGCCG ACGAGTGTTCTGGGAGGGCTATTCCCTCGACACCATATTCTCCAACAAATATGCCCGACCGGGCGCCTTCAACCCAGACTACACCGATACGGCGTATCCCTCACTCATTCCCGACGACAACGCCTTCTATTTGATCAAGTACCAGCTGACACCACTGTTCTATGC AGTCATGGACCACTCAATGCAGGTCCGCACGCCTCCATACAGCCGGGTGGAGGAGATCACCAAGCGGAT ATCCGCGTTCGAGATCAATGTTCCCTTTGAGATGCGATGCCGGCCGTATCTCtgcgccttgccctcgctGTACCCGGATCCAGATTCTGCTGTGCTCGCTACACCGCCAATAGAGCGGCGAAATCTGCAGAAGGCATTTCAG GTGTTCACCGTTGGCATAAAGGTGAGCGAGTGCCTGATCGACTTGCACCGCCCGTACTTCTGGCGAGCGCTCTCCGAGAACGCATCAGACCCCACACGGTCAAAGTTTGCTCCATCCTACCTGACAGTGGTGGAGCGCTGCAAT GCAATCGTGGTCATAGCTGCATCTATTTACGAGCTGTTCCCGCAGCCTGCCGCACGTCACTGGTGGTTCTGG TACCACGCCTTCAGCGCTGCAGTTTGCATGGTAACACTGGTGATCAAGAGCCCCAGGAATCCCCTCGTACCTTTTGGCCGCAAGCTAGTCGACACGGTAATACACCTCTACACCGCAGTAGTTGGGCACCGCAACTCGCCAATGATGGCCAAGAATCTTGCATTCCTGCAAACACTGCAAAATCGCATGGATGCAAAAATAGCTCAAACAACGACACTGGGTTTATCCAGCGACGTGGTggctgagggcgaggacgacgatgtcGATCTGCTGGGCTGGACGACACGGCTAATCGAGCGACAAGGGACGAACCTGCCCAGGACGAGGATGCAGGTCACAATCACACAGTCTCATATCGCTTGCCCCTCAATTTCAGCGCCTGGAATTGAAAGTGGCGGCGAACAACAGGACGCTCCGGACGATGGATGGCTCGAGCAGCTGTGGGGATCTCTGGGTGCCACTGTTGAGTCCAGCGACTTGGAA AATACCTGGTGGTCGCAGCAGGCCTGGGGGGATCCATCCGTGTTCTTGCTCGAGCCGAATTCGGACCTTATGTAG
- the DAS1 gene encoding Dihydroxyacetone synthase yields the protein MSPIATTTTTQTATPKDKPTKAGCTPDEREETVLNTMRLLAADLCQQHNSGHPGTAMGAASIAVALYRHQMRYNPANTEWFARDRFVLSAGHASLLQYIILHLTGHAFWTLDVLKNYHGPVLHGPAAGHPEIEFPGIEVTTGPLGQGIANAVGLAMAGKQLGSLYNREGFPIIDGKVWCFTGDGCIQEGVGMEAISLAGHWGLDNLIMIYDQNNVTVDGTIDACLTDDTPAKLAAQGWHVISVGEVTNDVGRVVAALEKARGVQGKPVLVHVQTSIGAGSSKANTHLVHGSPLGVDNLAETKRALGFDSADKFVVPAQVYEYFSDVGPRGAAAESKWNDLFERYRQSYPVEYAELSRRLAGELREGWEADLPLKTELPSDIATRTASSLVIQALAPKDASWLTGPGDLASSCLVNYPGQVEFQNPITNLGDYTGRAVRWGVREHAMAAIANGIVAYHPGAFLPVISTFLMFFLYSSPANRMAALQRLRVVGLATHDSIGVGPLGPTHQPVAVAALFRAIPGMTFLRPADAEEVMGAYLVACGTSHAQRPSIISLSRNNLPLLQGTDRNKVKLGAYVVHGGDGAVVTLVSTGSEVSLAIQVADRLTGEGISTRVVSMPSQVHFDAQPEAYRRATLPTRDTLVVSIEAYVSTGWAKYAHAGAHLVGFAHAAPADLLYEYYGLGVDNLTRKIGDLYRQAKGSLPAAGEYVELLDGHVPNQYALAV from the exons ATGTCTCCCAtcgccacgacgacgacgacccagaCCGCCACCCCCAAGGACAAGCCCACCAAGGCCGGCTGCACCCCCGACGAACGGGAGGAGACAGTGCTCAACACAatgcgcctcctcgccgccgattTGTGCCAGCAGCACAACAGCGGGCATCCGGGTACAGCGATGGGCGCAGCTTCCATTGCTGTGGCCCTCTACCGGCACCAGATGCGATACAACCCGGCCAACACGGAATGGTTTGCGCGTGACC GCTTTGTCCTGTCTGCGGGCCATGCCTCACTGCTTCAGTACATCATCCTCCACCTCACCGGGCATGCCTTTTGGACCCTTGACGTGCTCAAGAACTACCACGGTCCGGTGCTTCACGGCCCCGCGGCCGGCCATCCCGAGATCGAGTTTCCGGGCATCGAGGTGACGACCGGACCTTTGGGACAGGGTATTGCGAATGCAGTTGGGCTCGCCATGGCGGGCAAGCAGCTCGGATCCCTGTATAATCGTGAGGGCTTCCCCATCATTGATGGCAAAGTGTGGTGCTTTACCGGTGATGGGTGTATCCAGGAGGGCGTGGGGATGGAGG CCATATCTCTCGCAGGCCACTGGGGTCTCGACAACCTCATCATGATCTACGACCAGAACAACGTCACCGTTGATGGCACCATTGACGCGTGCCTCACCGACGACACACCGGCCAAGCTTGCGGCGCAGGGCTGGCACGTCATCtcggtgggcgaggtgaccaacgacgtcgggcgcgtcgtcgcggctcTGGAGAAGGCGCGTGGCGTGCAGGGCAAGCCGGTACTCGTTCATGTGCAGACCAGCATCGGGGCTGGGTCGTCCAAGGCCAATACGCACCTCGTGCACGGGTCCCCTCTAGGGGTGGACAATCTGGCGGAGACGAAGCGCGCGTTGGGGTTTGACTCGGCCGACAAGTTCGTCGTCCCAGCTCAGGTGTATGAGTACTTTAGTGATGTCGGGCCGCGGGGTgcggcggccgagtcgaAGTGGAACGACCTGTTCGAGAGGTACCGCCAATCCTACCCCGTCGAGTACGCCGAACTGTCGCGTCGTCTCGCCGGGGAGCTACGAGAGGGGTGGGAGGCCGACCTACCTCTCAAGACCGAGCTGCCAAGCGACATTGCGACCCGCACCGCATCCAGTCTGGTAATCCAGGCCTTGGCGCCGAAAGACGCGTCCTGGCTCACCGGCCCGGGAGATCTCGCATCGTCCTGCCTGGTCAACTATCCCGGCCAGGTCGAGTTCCAGAACCCGATCACCAACCTCGGCGACTACACCGGCCGCGCGGTGCGCTGGGGTGTGCGCGAGCATGCCATGGCAGCAATCGCGAACGGCATTGTCGCGTACCACCCCGGCGCATTCCTGCCTGTCATCTCGACGTTCCTCATGTTCTTCCTCtactcgtcgcccgcgaaTCGCATGGCTGCCCTCCAACGGCTTCGGGTCGTTGGACTCGCGACGCACGACTCGATCGGTGTTGGACCATTGGGGCCGACCCACCAGCCTGTCGCTGTTGCCGCCCTGTTCCGGGCCATCCCGGGCATGACGTTCCTCCGTCCTGCCGACGCAGAAGAGGTCATGGGTGCATACCTCGTTGCTTGTGGCACCTCGCACGCCCAGCGCCCGTCAATCATCTCACTGTCGCGGAACAACTTGCCCCTCCTCCAGGGAACAGACAGGAACAaggtcaagctcggcgcctATGTCGTCCACGGCGGGGATGGCGCTGTGGTGACCCTGGTCTCCACGGGTTCCGAGGTTTCCCTCGCGATCCAAGTTGCCGACAGGCTCACTGGGGAGGGCATCTCCACGCGTGTCGTGTCCATGCCCTCTCAGGTGCATTTCGATGCCCAGCCCGAGGCGTACCGCCGGGCCACCCTCCCTACACGCGacaccctcgtcgtcagTATCGAGGCGTATGTGTCGACGGGGTGGGCAAAGTACGCTCATGCGGGGGCGCATTTGGTGGGATTCGCGcatgccgcgccggccgacttGCTGTACGAGTATTACGGCTTGGGCGTGGACAACCTCACCAGGAAGATCGGCGACTTGTACCGGCAGGCTAAGGGTAGCTTgcccgccgctggcgagtATGTTGAGCTTCTGGACGGGCACGTGCCGAACCAGTACGCATTGGCAGTGTAG